The Candidatus Stygibacter australis genome segment TCAAAAATATAGTATCTCTTTTCAATCATTTCACTGACGGAACATCCCACCAGCAATATCGTGATCATAATAACTAAAAAAATAATCCTGCTATTTTTCATAATTCCATCCTGTTTTAATTACGACCGCCTCTCAGCAGTATGGTTGGGTCTTCTGATATTCTCCGGGAGAAGTCTTCCAGATAATCAGCTACTTCCCGCATAGAACTTATCGTATCAAGTAGATCCTGTTGACTCCTTATAATAGTAAGGTCAATCTTCGAAACAGTAGAATTGATCTGACGGACAGTCAAATTCATTTGATCGATCAATTCTGCGATCTCAAGATCATTAAGTTCAGATGAAATATCTTTAAAGTTGATCAACATCGTATCTATCGTTCCAGATTGAATTATTGAATTGAACCTTGCTAAAATTTCATTTGAAGTGTGCAGTAATTCTGTAAGTTCAGCAGTAGTGCTGTCCAGATTCACAACAATATTATTAATAGGTTCCCGGTTTGCAATAAGTATAGTATCTACGCTGGTAAGAATGGAAGAAATCCGATCCTGATTATCAGAATCTGTGATCTCGAGGATGTTATTCATGATCAATTCCAGTTTTTCCGCCATCACCTCAGCTTTACCGGAGATATTATCAAGTATTGATATACCTGGCAATATCTCACTGCCCGGTTTCAGTAACAGCGTTTCATTACTACCCCCAGTCAGTTCCACAATTTTTAAGCCTGTGATCCCAACCAGCACAAGATGTGCCTCGGTATCTGTTTTAACTGGTGTACCTTCTGTCACGCTGATTTTTACTCTCACTTTTGTAACATCATCAGGAACTATTTTGATCTCTTCCACCTTTCCGATCTCAATTCCATGATAGCGTACCTGACCACCTACCTGCAAGCCATTTACTGAAACATCCGAATAGGTTATGTAGTAATAATCCCAGCTCTCCATAAGTTTATCACCGGCAATAAATATTAATGCAGCTATCAGTAAAGCGGAGAGCAAGGTGATAAATATGCCTAACCGTACTTTTTGAGCGCGTCCTACCATATTTTCTCCCGTTCCCATTTCAGGGCGGTTTATTCTCACATCAGTTCTTTTTATCCTTCCTCAATCACTCGTTGTCAAGAAAAAGATTTTTTTCTGGTATAACTTACGCCTTAGAAAATGATTTCCACCCACATTGAAAGACTGAAAGTTGTGAGCTTATTATTAGTTTTATTAT includes the following:
- a CDS encoding MlaD family protein, producing MVGRAQKVRLGIFITLLSALLIAALIFIAGDKLMESWDYYYITYSDVSVNGLQVGGQVRYHGIEIGKVEEIKIVPDDVTKVRVKISVTEGTPVKTDTEAHLVLVGITGLKIVELTGGSNETLLLKPGSEILPGISILDNISGKAEVMAEKLELIMNNILEITDSDNQDRISSILTSVDTILIANREPINNIVVNLDSTTAELTELLHTSNEILARFNSIIQSGTIDTMLINFKDISSELNDLEIAELIDQMNLTVRQINSTVSKIDLTIIRSQQDLLDTISSMREVADYLEDFSRRISEDPTILLRGGRN